CAGGTAAAAGTACTACTTTAGCAGCTATGATTAATGAAATTAATAATACTAGGTCTAATCATATAATAACTTTGGAAGATCCAATAGAATTTTTACATAAACATAATAAATGTATAATAAATCAAAGAGAAATAGGTAGAGATACAATTAGTTATAAAAGTGCTTTAAAAGCAGCCTTAAGGGAAGATCCAGATGTAATATTAATAGGAGAACTTAGAGATTTAGAAGATATCTCTATAGCTTTAACAGCAGCAGAAACAGGCCATTTGGTATTTTCTACTTTGCATACTATAGGAGGAGCTAAAACTATAGATAGAATTGTTAATATATTTCCACCACACCAACAAGAACAGATAAGAATACAAGTGGCAAGTGTATTAGAAGGAATAATAAGTCAGCAATTAGTACATAAGATTGACGGAGGAAGAATAGCAGCTTTAGAGACTATGGTAACTACAAATGCCATAAGAAATATGATAAGAGAAGGTAAAACTTATCAAATAGAATCCTCCATACAAACTGGATCTAAATATGGAATGAAAACTATGGATATGTCTCTAGCAGAATTATATAAAAGAGAAATTATAAGTTATGAAACTGCATTAAATTATTCAGTAGATAAAGATCTAATTACTAAAATAATTAATCTATAAAATACTATATATTAATATTTAGAATAATAATTATACATTTGGTAATATTAAAAAAAGGACCTTTTGGTCCTTTTTTAAAATATCATATAATCTAACATTTTTATTGAAACTTGATTTTTAGTTTTAGATTTTTTCTTCAAATTTATTTTATTCTTATTATTAATAGTTTTTAAATCCATAGAACTTAATTTAATAGTATTTTTTTTCATTTTAACATCCTCCTGATAAGTTAATATTATTTTAATATTAGTAGCTAATTATAAAAACTTACCAGAAAGACTCATCTTTTTTATGAAGTCTTTTTAAATCTAAAAAAAATATTTTTTCGTAGCGCCGCGACATGCGCTAACTACCTCCTTTATAAACTAATATTGATTTATAAATAGCAATACTTATTGTTTATATTTACATAATATCATATAATTTAAGTTAGTACAATTTTAGCTATGTATAATAAATATTCACTATATGCAATAACTATTTATTGATAAAATTTGTATCTATATATTTATTAAATCCTCTTATTTTCTTAAAAATATAAATAATATTAAAAATACATTAAGTAATTTATAATATTTATTTGCAATAATATATAGTAATTAACTATTATTTATGCTAAAATATTTTTGAACCGAGGGGGGATACTATTGAATATTATAAATGGAATAGTACATTATAGCTCCAAAGCAATAACATACATAGTTTATTTCATATCAATGTATTATCTTATAATTTCTCTTTTTGGTATATATAGAAAAAAGAATAATAAGAATATTGATGATAAAACAAAATTTGCTCTTATTGTAGCAGCACATAATGAGGAACTAGTTATAGGTAACATAGTAGAGAGTTTAAAGATGATGGACTATGATAAAAATTTATATGATATTTTTGTAATTGCAGATAATTGTACTGATAAAACTGCTGAAATTGCAAGAAAAAAAGGAGCTATTGTACAAGAAAGGTTTGACAAAAAACGAAGAGGAAAAGGTTATGCGCTAGAATGGATGTTTAATATAATATTCAAAATGGACAAAAAATATGATGCTATAGCAGTATTTGATGCAGATAATTTAGTTCATAAAAATTTCTTAAAAGAAATGAATAAAAAGATGTGCAAAGGATATAAGGTAGTTCAAGGTTATTTGGATAGTAAAAATCCTGAGGATACTTGGATAACAGGAAGCTATTCCATTGCTTTTTGGACTTGTAATAGAATGTTTCAGCTTGCAAGATACAATTTAGGATTATCTAGTCAATTAGGTGGCACTGGTTTTTGTATAGATACAGGTATATTAAAAGAACTTGGATGGGGTGCTACTTGTCTTACAGAGGATTTAGAGTTTTCTTGTAAAATTATATTAAATGGATATAAAGTAGGCTGGGCTCACGATGCTATAATATATGATGAAAAACCTTTAACATTAACTCAATCATGGAAACAAAGGAAAAGATGGATGCAAGGCTTTGCGGATGTATCTAGTAGATACTTTTTTAAACTTATGAAAAAGGCTATTAAGAGCTTTAATTTTACAGCTTTTGATTGTGCACTTTATAGTATACAACCTTTTGTAGCTATACTTTTAGGGTTGTCAGCTATAATAAGTTTATTTAGATATGCTATGAAAGCAGCAAATATGGTTACTAATTTTAATAGTGTAGTTTATTCTATAGATTTTAATTTTATAACTATATTAATAATATTATTTTCATTGTTTCAGATAATATATACACCTTTAATATTAATTTTGGAAAAAAAATTCACATTAAAAGTATTATTATATTATATAGTTTATCCTATATATGCTATAACTTGGTTTCCTATTTCAATACAAGGAATTATGGATAAAGACAATAAGGAATGGAGTCATACAATTCATACTAGAAGTATGAATATAGATGAACTGGAAAAAGTTAACTAGAGGGAAAGCAGAGCTTTCCTTTTTTTGCTTTTTTTATAGTGAATTTATATACTATAAATTAAATAACAATTATAATAATTAATAATTTAAAAAGGAAATAGGAGTTTTTTGTTGAATATATATTTTAATGGTTACATTAAAAAGGGGTGAAAACTACATGGAGGATTACGTAATAGGAGTGGATATAGGGTCCTCAAAAGTTTGTGCAGCAGCAGGAAAGCGTGACAAATATGGACAAGCAAAAATAATAGGAGTTACTTCTGCTGAGTGTCATGGAATGAAAAATGGAATAATAATTGATATAGATAGTACAGCAGAGTCTATTAAAAATTGCATTACTAGATTAGAAAGTATAGTAGATACAAATATAAAGAGTTTTTATATTTCCCTACCAGGAAGGATAGGTACATTAATATCTAGTCAAGGTATGGTAGCTATATCCTCTGATGAGAATGAAATAACAAAAAAAGATGTAAATAGAGTTAAAAGAGCTACTCAAATAATTAATGTTCCTAACGATAAAGAAATAGTTGATATAATTCCTAAAGAATATATTGTAGATGGATATAACAATATAAAAGATCCAATAGGTATGAGTGGTAATAGAATGGAATTAGATGCATATTTAGTATTGGCTGAAACTACCGTAATAAATAATTTATTAAAAACAGTTCAAAAAGCAGGTTATAATATATTAGGAGTAGTTTTTGCACCTATAGCTGATGCTAAAGCAGCATTAAAAGAAGAAGAAATGGATCAAGGGTCAGCTCTAATAGATGTAGGGTCTGATTCTATGGATATTTCTATATATAAAGATGGTATTTTAACTAAAACTGACAATATATCTATAGGTGGAAGTAGTATAACAAATGATATATCCATATGCTTAAAGATACCTTTTTCTGAAGCTGAAAAATTAAAGATAAAATATGGAGTAATAGGAAAAAATAATTTAGATTTAGATGGTCAAATAAAAGTAAATATAGGTTATAATAATGATATAACAATTAATTTAGAAACTTTAACAAAAGTTGTAGAAGCTAGGGTAGAAGAATTATTAATTTTGGTACAAAAAAAGTTAAAACAAAGTGGACAATTTGAAGATATATCAAATATAGTTATAGTAGGGGGAGGTCTTTCGTTAATAAAAGGTATAGAAGAATTTGGAAAGTACATATTCAATAAAAGTTTCAGAGTTGGAAGTCCAGAGTATGTTGGGGCTGCAAATCCTATATATGTATCTTCAGTAGGAGTAGTTAAAAGTCTAATTACTCCCGTAAAAATTCAAAATGATAATTTAAAAAATAAAGAGGCTGCTATTACTAAAGAAGATACATCACATTATAAAGATGAAAACGAAGGAAAAGGTGTGTTTTTAAAAATAAAGGAATTTTTAACAGAATTTTTTTAATTACAGATAAGGAGGTTTTATTGTGCTAGATTTCGATGTTGATGTACAGCAATTTGCTCAAATAAAGGTTATTGGATGTGGTGGCGGAGGAAACAATGCTGTAAATAGAATGATAATAGAAGGATTAAAAAATGTAGAATTTATAGCTATAAATACAGATAAACAAGCTCTAATGCTTTCACAGGCGTCTCAAAAGATTCAAATAGGTGATAAGTTAACAAAAGGATTAGGAGCAGGGGCTAATCCAGAAATAGGTAAAAAGGCTGCAGAAGAAAGTAAAGAAGAAATTTCTCAAGCAATAAAAGGAGCCGATATGGTGTTTATAACAGCAGGTATGGGCGGAGGAACTGGTACTGGAGCAGCTCCAGTAATTGCAGAAATAGCTAAATCTATGGGGATACTTACAGTAGGTGTAGTAACTAAGCCTTTCCCTTTTGAAGGAAGAAAAAGATTAATTCATGCAGAAATGGGAATAAATACTTTAAAAGAGAGAGTAGATACTTTAGTTACAATTCCAAATGAAAGATTATTAAGCATAGTAGATAAAAAGACAAGCTTAATGGATTCCTTTAAAATGGCAGATGATGTTTTAAAACAAGGTGTCCAAGGTATATCAGACTTGATTACTATACCAGGACTTGTTAACCTAGACTTTGCAGATGTTAGAACTATAATGTTAGATAAAGGATTAGCTCATATGGGTGTAGGTAAAGGAACAGGAGATAATAGAGCACAGGAAGCAGCTAAGCAAGCTATATCAAGTCCACTATTAGAAACATCAATTGTTGGAGCTACAGGAGTACTTCTTAATATAACTGGAGGAAATGATTTAGGTTTATTAGAAATAAATGAAGCAGCAGAGATTGTACAAGAAGCAGCAGATCCAGATGCTAATATTATATTTGGAGCAGTTATAGATGAAAACTTAAAAGATGAGTTAAGAATAACTGTAATTGCTACAGGTTTTGAAAGCGATAGATTGGAAAATAAAAATATTGAAAAAGAAGAAAAAGATATAACAAAAGAATCTAATAAGAGAGAAGATAGAGAAGAACAATCATCTACATACGAACAGCATATAGATGAAAATGATTTAGAGATACCAGCCTTTTTAAGAAGACAAAGAAAGTAATTATTAAAGTAGGGAACATTTTGTTCCCTACTTTTTTTATGTAAATAGATTTTATTTATCTGATGACTACTTCCTCGAAAGCTTAGAAATCCGTTTGTTAATAAGTATTCTACAAAATAAAATTATGTGTGAATCTTAAATTCAATTAACAGTAAATATTGTTATAAGTATAAACATTTAGAGTTTTCTCATTAAGGATAAAATTGTGTTAACTTTAAAATTATAAAACAGTATATTGTGTGTAAATTCCTTAATGCGACAGCTACTTTTATAAATAAAAAATAATATATTAAATTATAAATTATATTGGCATATTTTATACAATAAAAACATAACATTTTTATATGAATTGACAAATTTTTAAAATGTTTAATTGTATAATAGTAAATAAATGGCAGTAGTTTAAGGGGGGAGATAACTATTGGTGGTTTATCTAGATGTTATGATATTAGAAAATTTTATTGTAAATTTATTTATACTTTTTCTAACTTCTCAAACTTTAAAAATCAATAATAAAATTTTATATTTATTAATATCTTCATTGTTAGGAAGCTTGTATATATTAGTACTTATTATACCTTCTCTTGCATTATTTAATAAACTTATATTCAAAATTTTAATAGCTTTTATGTTAATTTTAATAGCCTTTCATAAAAAAGACTTAATGTTTAATATAAAAGCTACAGTAGTTTATATAGTTTATTCTATGATTATTGCAGGTATATGTGTTTTCTTAGAATGTAATAAAATAAAATCTAATACCTCTTTAACTATAGAAAATTTTTCTTATAAAAAACTTATGATGGCTATGATGATTATATATATTGTTGGGAATAAATTGATATGGTATATAAAAGATAGAAAAGATATAAGCAGTTTTATATATGATGTGGATATAATACTTCAAAAGGATCAGAAAAGTGTTAGAGCTTTTTTAGATACAGGTAATGAACTTAGAGAACCTGCTACAAATCTCCCAGTATTAGTGGTGGAAAAAGATGTATTTAGTAATGTAAATTTAGATTCTTATGATAAATTTTATATACCTTATAGGGTTGTAAATGGTAATTCAGGTAATCTTAAAGGGTTTAAACCTAATTATATAGATGTGCATGTAGGAGACAAAAAAGAAAAAAAAGAAGTTATAATAGCGCTTTCGGAAGGCAAACTTAGTGCTATAAAAGACTATAGAGCACTTTTATCTAGAGGAATTATATAGGAGGGACTTTTATGATAAGTTTAAAAGTATTACTAAACAGAATATTAATAAAGTTTAAAATGTTTTTTAAAAATGTTTATTACATAGGTGGGAATGATGCACTTCCGCCCCCACTTTCAAAAGAAGAGGAAGAATATTTTGTACAAAGATTAATAAATGGAGATGAAAAAGTTCGATCTGTCTTAATAGAAAGAAATTTAAGATTAGTAGTTTATATAGCTAGAAAATTTGAAAATACGGGCATATGTATAGAAGATTTAGTATCTGTAGGGACTATAGGTTTAATTAAGGCAGTAAATACTTTTAAGCCAGATAAAAAAATTAAATTAGCAACCTATGCTTCAAGGTGTATAGAAAATGAGATATTAATGTATTTAAGAAGAAATAGTAAAGTAAAAGCAGAGATATCCTTTTATGAGCCTTTAAATATTGATTGGGATGGAAATGAGTTATTACTTTCAGACATATTAGGAACAGATAATGATGAAGTTTATAATTTAATAGAGGATGAAGTAGATAAACAGTTACTATTATTAGCTATGAAAAAATTAAACGAAAGAGAAAAGGAAATAGTTAGATTAAGATTTGGTCTTAATGGAAAAAGAGAAAAAACTCAAAAGGAAGTAGCAGATATGCTTGGTATATCTCAATCCTATATATCAAGATTAGAAAAAAGAATAATTAAGACTCTTAAAAAGGAAATAAATAAAATGGTTTAGTTTGTCCTTAGTATAAAACTAGGTTCCTTTGGAAACAATTTAAATGCAATCATTCTGAAGGGACTGATGACTTTATGATTATTAATAAAGTTGAAATTTGTGGAGTAAATACATCAAAACTACCAGTATTAAAGGATAAAGAAATGAAAAAATTACTGGTAAGGATTAGAAATGGTGAAACAGAATGCAGAGAAGAATTTATACAAGGCAATTTAAGGCTGGTACTGAGTGTAATAAAAAGATTTAACAATCGTGGGGAAAATGTGGATGATCTTTTTCAGGTTGGATGTATAGGTCTTATAAAAGCTATAGATAATTTTGATTTAAGTCAAAATGTAAAATTCTCTACTTATGCTGTTCCTATGATAATCGGAGAAATAAGAAGATACCTAAGAGATAATAATTCTATAAGGGTTAGTAGATCTTTAAGAGATATAGCCTATAAAGCATTGCAGGCTAGAGACAGATTAATAAAAAACAATAATAAAGAGCCAACAGTGTCTCAAATAGCCAAAGAATTAGAACTGCCAAGAGAAGAGGTAGTCTTTGCATTAGATGCTATACAAGATCCAGTATCCTTATTTGAACCTATATATCATGATGGTGGAGATGCCATATTTGTTATGGATCAAATAAGTGATACTAAAAATGTAGATGAAAATTGGATAGAAAATATATCTATAAAAGAAGCTATGAAAAAATTAAATGACAGAGAAAAGCTAATACTTAATTTAAGGTTTTTTGATGGAAGAACTCAAATGGAAGTAGCCGATGAAATAGGTATATCTCAGGCACAGGTATCTAGATTAGAAAAAACTGCTTTAAAACATATGAGGAAATACGTTTAAGTAAAATGTTCTTAAATTATTAGAGAACACCTTAAGCTACTGATAAACATTTTTTATCAGTAGCTTTTTGTTTTAATTTTTTTCATAGAATAGGATAAGAAAACATATATTATAATATAAAAACTGTTTAAGGGGGTATATCATGGAGCAAGTAGAATTATATTCTATAGAAAGTTTAAAAAATATGGAAATAATAGACCTAAATACTGGTAGTAAAATGGGGTACATAAAGGATTTGATTATAGACTGTGAGTCTTATAAAATATTATCTATAGTTTTACCTATTCAAAAAGTAGGATTCTTTAATAAAAAAGAGGATTTAGAAATAGAGTGGGATAGAATATATAAAATAGGTACAGATGTCATACTGGTAAATGGAGAGAATTATAATTTAGAAGACAATTAGTTTGTTTAAAGAGGAGTTTCTGCTTTTAGCTATTGAAAATTTAAGTATTTAGTAGAAAAAATGGAGAAAAAGTGTATAATTAATATATATAGCTAAAGTTCAGTAATCTAAAGAAAAGGATGTGGATTAAATTGAAGTGTCCCTACTGTGCATACGGAGAAAGCAAAGTGGTAGATTCAAGATCTACAGAAGATGGAAGTTCAATAAGAAGAAGACGAGAATGCCTAAAATGTAATAGAAGATATACTACTTATGAAAAAATAGAAACTACACCTATTCTTGTTATAAAGAAAAATATGAGTAGGGAATATTTTGATAGAAATAAGATAGTAAATGGTCTTATGAAAGCTTGTCAAAAAAGACCAGTATCAAGAAAACAAATTGAACAAATAGCAGATGAAGTAGAAAGGCATATAAGTAACGAAATGCTTACAGAAGTGAATACAGACAAAATAGGGCAAATAATAATGAAAAACTTAAAAAAGATAGATGAGGTATCTTATGTTAGATTTGCTTCTGTATACAGACAGTTTAAAGATATTAATACTTTTATGGAAGAAATCAAAAATTTAATGGATAAAAATTAAGTATAATCTTGTTTTTTATAAATTATATTTATTAAATTTAAGTATTAAAACTTAATGCTATTATTATAATAGTATTAAGTTTTTGTTGTATTTGATTTTAGAAAATCATGTGTAAGTCATGAATCCTATGTTAAAATAAAGTTAAATATGTTAAAAGTTATGTATACTTTCAAAATAATATATAATTAATGATAATATATTTATAGGAAGGATGATATGTTTTATGAATTTTGAAAAAATTAATGTGGGATCTTATATTTTTTTGAAATTACAATTTAAAAATGCTAATTTTATATTTTCTACTGGAGAAAATAATTTAAATTTAAATAGAAATATAGAGGAAGGAAAAGAAAATTTAAATAATATAAAAAAATGGTTTTCCTTGCAAGAAGTATTTTATTTAAATCAAGTACACAGTAGTATAGTTAGAAACTTTAATGATGAAGATAAAGATGGAGATGCAATAGTAACTAATGAATTTAATAAAGCTGTAGGGATTTTTACAGCAGATTGTGTCCCTATACTATTATATGATAAAGAAAATGATGCAGTAGCTGCAGTTCATAGTGGCTGGAGGGGCACTTATGAAAAGATAGTTATAAACACCATAAAGAAAATGAAAGAAAATTATGGTACAAATCCAGAAAATGTTATAGCTTCAATAGGACCACATATAAAAGAATGTTGTTATGAAGTAAGTTGGGATTTAATAAATAAGTTTAAAGAAGAAAAAATATATAGTGATTATAATATAAGTCATAAAAGAAATTTAAATATGGAAAAATGTATATTGGCACAATTAAGTTATACAGGAGTTAAGAGTGAAAATATAATTAGAGCAGATTTATGTACTATGTGTAGTTCAGATACTAAATTTTATTCCTATAGAAAAGAAGGAAATATAGGAAGACAATTTTCCTTTATATATTTAAGTTAATAATAGGAGGATTACTATGGCTAAGGAAAAAATACTTATAGTAGATGATGAAGAACATATATGTGAATTAATAAAATTTAATCTAGAAAATAACGGATATAAATGCATTTGCGTTTTAAATGGAATAGATGCATTAGAGAAAGTTAAAGAAGAAAAACCAGATCTAGTACTTTTAGATCTAATGTTACCAGGGATGGATGGATATGATGTATGCAAGGAAATAAAAAAAGATGATAATATAGCTACTACTTCTATAATAATGATTACAGCTAAGGGAGATGAATTAGACAAGGTTTTGGGTTTAGAATTAGGCGCGGATGATTATATAACTAAACCTTTTTCAGTTAGAGAAATGGTGGCTAGAGTAAAAGCAGTACTTAGAAGAAAAACAACCATAAATATAGAATCTAAATCATATGCTTTAGGAAATATAATTGTGGATTTTGAGAAGCATTCCCTTACAAAAGAGGGAAGAAAAATAGAACTTACATTAAAAGAGTTTGAACTTTTAGAAGTTTTAATAAAAAATAAGGGAAAGGTTATGACAAGAGATTTTTTATTAGATAGAATATGGGGATATGAATATATTGGTGAAACTAGAACTGTAGATGTGCATATAAGGCATTTAAGAAAAAAAATAGAAGATGATGATAAGAATCCTAGGTATATTGAAACCATAAGAGGTATAGGGTATAGATTCAATGGTGAATTTTAAAAGGTGAATTTATGAAAAAAAAATTAACAGTATCAATACTTATAATTTTAATATTTACATTAACTATAGTATCATCGCTCTTTTTAATAATCATTAATAATCAGCATATAGAAAGCAGTAAAAGTAGATTAAAAAATAATAATTCTTTTATAATGAACGTAATAAAAAATCAAGCTTCTGAAAACATAGTTGATTTTATAAAAGATAATTATAAAGATAATGATATAAGAGTAACTTTAATAGACAGTAAAGGAAATATTTTAGTAGATTCTAAAGATAACAGGAAGGAATTGGAAAATCATAATAAAAGAGAAGAAATAATAAATTCAAAAAAACATGGGGAAGCTTATAGCTTAAGATATAGTGACACAAGAAAAGTAGAAAGTCTTTATTTTGCAAGTAAAATTAATAATGATTATATTATAAGAAGTTCTATAGACATGAACGATATAAAATTATTAGAAAAAAATTATGTAAAGTATTATATTTTTATAATATTATTTTCTTTTATTATATCCTTTTTATTTTCATCAAGAATATCAATGGTTATGATAAAACCTATAAAAAATCTTGAATTTGTAACTGCAAGGATAGCAAGGGGAGATTTTGATAGGAGAGTAATAATAAATTCTGAAGATGAAATAGGGCGGCTTGGAAAAACCTTTAATTCCATGGCAGATATATTAGAAAATAGCTTAGTGGAAGTTAGAGATAAGCAAAATAGGTTAGAGGCTATACTTAAAAGTATGGATAGTGGTGTTATAGCTATAGATAAAGAGTTTAAAGTCATTATGATTAACCCCTATGCTAAAAAATTATTTGGTATAAAAAGAGATATAATAGGTGAAAACCTTATGGATAATATAAGAGATTTTGAGCTAGAAAAAGCATTAAAAGATAAAGAATCTTTCTATAGAGAAATTAATATATTATGGCCAGAAAAAAGAACACTTAGAGTAAAGACTACAGATATAATAAGTAAATATGATAATATAGGTACTGTGGCAGTAGTACAAGATATAACAGATATAAAGAAATTAGAAAATATGAGAGAGCAATTTGTGGCAAACGTATCTCATGAATTAAAAACCCCATTAACATCTATAAAAGGTTTTTCAGAAACTTTAAAGTATGTAGAGGATAAAAAAAATAGAGAGAAATTTTTACAAATAATAAATGATGAAGCGGATAGACTTACAAGATTAATAAATGACATATTAGTGTTGTCTAATATAGAAAAGCAAAAACAGGAATTAATACAAGAAGAAATAGACTTAAATGAATTAATTGAAAAAGTATACTGTTTAGTAAAAAAATCTGCAGATGATAAAAATATAAAAATAAATATTGTAGGGGAAAAAATACCTTTGTTAATAGGAAATAAGGATAAATATAATCAAATGATAATAAATTTAGTAGATAACGCTATTAAATATACAGAACTTAATGGTGTAGTGAATATAGGAACAAAACAAGATAAAAATAATATACTATTTTGGGTAGAGGATACAGGAGTAGGTATTTCAAAAGAGCATTTAGATAGAATATTTGAAAGATTTTATAGAGTAGATAAAGCAAGATCTAGAGCTGAAGGTGGAACAGGATTAGGATTAGCTATAGTAAAGCATATAGTTTTAAGTATTAATGGGACAATAGAAGTAGAAAGTGAACCTAAAAAAGGTACTAAATTCAAAGTGAAAATACCTTTAAATGCAAAGGTAAATAACTTTTAAATTAAGTAAGTTTCCTTATATAATGTAATTTAAAATAAAAATATTCAATAAAGAAGAGGTTGTTTCAAAATAGCTTTAATTTTAAAACCGGAAAAATAATTAAAATTAAAGCTAATCTTATTTTGAGATGACCTCTTCTTTATTTTATGTGCATCATTTTAAGTTTAGTTGAAAATAAAAAGCTGTATAAGTCAAGAAAAAAAGCAAAAACTAATGTTAAATTTAATTAACTTTGATATAATAAGCGCTTAACTTAGATGATTTAAAATACAAACTGTAATCATGATAAGAATATAAGATAAAAAATCTTGAACGGAGGTTTTTATTAATGAAAAGAAAAGGACTTAAATTAATAATATCAGCGTTAACAATCACTAT
Above is a window of Clostridium sporogenes DNA encoding:
- a CDS encoding type IV pilus twitching motility protein PilT, translated to MKQLKELLEKTINFGASDLHLSVGIEPTIRINGQLSKIFKEKLTQEDTNNYAKEILGDEFEDLLKKGEIDTSYSISGLGRFRVSVFKQRGSIAISLRVVSLKIPNLNELKLPDIVKELTNKKRGLILVTGPTGSGKSTTLAAMINEINNTRSNHIITLEDPIEFLHKHNKCIINQREIGRDTISYKSALKAALREDPDVILIGELRDLEDISIALTAAETGHLVFSTLHTIGGAKTIDRIVNIFPPHQQEQIRIQVASVLEGIISQQLVHKIDGGRIAALETMVTTNAIRNMIREGKTYQIESSIQTGSKYGMKTMDMSLAELYKREIISYETALNYSVDKDLITKIINL
- the sigE gene encoding RNA polymerase sporulation sigma factor SigE, with translation MISLKVLLNRILIKFKMFFKNVYYIGGNDALPPPLSKEEEEYFVQRLINGDEKVRSVLIERNLRLVVYIARKFENTGICIEDLVSVGTIGLIKAVNTFKPDKKIKLATYASRCIENEILMYLRRNSKVKAEISFYEPLNIDWDGNELLLSDILGTDNDEVYNLIEDEVDKQLLLLAMKKLNEREKEIVRLRFGLNGKREKTQKEVADMLGISQSYISRLEKRIIKTLKKEINKMV
- the ftsZ gene encoding cell division protein FtsZ — protein: MLDFDVDVQQFAQIKVIGCGGGGNNAVNRMIIEGLKNVEFIAINTDKQALMLSQASQKIQIGDKLTKGLGAGANPEIGKKAAEESKEEISQAIKGADMVFITAGMGGGTGTGAAPVIAEIAKSMGILTVGVVTKPFPFEGRKRLIHAEMGINTLKERVDTLVTIPNERLLSIVDKKTSLMDSFKMADDVLKQGVQGISDLITIPGLVNLDFADVRTIMLDKGLAHMGVGKGTGDNRAQEAAKQAISSPLLETSIVGATGVLLNITGGNDLGLLEINEAAEIVQEAADPDANIIFGAVIDENLKDELRITVIATGFESDRLENKNIEKEEKDITKESNKREDREEQSSTYEQHIDENDLEIPAFLRRQRK
- a CDS encoding YlmC/YmxH family sporulation protein, with product MEQVELYSIESLKNMEIIDLNTGSKMGYIKDLIIDCESYKILSIVLPIQKVGFFNKKEDLEIEWDRIYKIGTDVILVNGENYNLEDN
- a CDS encoding glycosyltransferase, with product MNIINGIVHYSSKAITYIVYFISMYYLIISLFGIYRKKNNKNIDDKTKFALIVAAHNEELVIGNIVESLKMMDYDKNLYDIFVIADNCTDKTAEIARKKGAIVQERFDKKRRGKGYALEWMFNIIFKMDKKYDAIAVFDADNLVHKNFLKEMNKKMCKGYKVVQGYLDSKNPEDTWITGSYSIAFWTCNRMFQLARYNLGLSSQLGGTGFCIDTGILKELGWGATCLTEDLEFSCKIILNGYKVGWAHDAIIYDEKPLTLTQSWKQRKRWMQGFADVSSRYFFKLMKKAIKSFNFTAFDCALYSIQPFVAILLGLSAIISLFRYAMKAANMVTNFNSVVYSIDFNFITILIILFSLFQIIYTPLILILEKKFTLKVLLYYIVYPIYAITWFPISIQGIMDKDNKEWSHTIHTRSMNIDELEKVN
- the pgeF gene encoding peptidoglycan editing factor PgeF; amino-acid sequence: MNFEKINVGSYIFLKLQFKNANFIFSTGENNLNLNRNIEEGKENLNNIKKWFSLQEVFYLNQVHSSIVRNFNDEDKDGDAIVTNEFNKAVGIFTADCVPILLYDKENDAVAAVHSGWRGTYEKIVINTIKKMKENYGTNPENVIASIGPHIKECCYEVSWDLINKFKEEKIYSDYNISHKRNLNMEKCILAQLSYTGVKSENIIRADLCTMCSSDTKFYSYRKEGNIGRQFSFIYLS
- the spoIIGA gene encoding sigma-E processing peptidase SpoIIGA gives rise to the protein MVVYLDVMILENFIVNLFILFLTSQTLKINNKILYLLISSLLGSLYILVLIIPSLALFNKLIFKILIAFMLILIAFHKKDLMFNIKATVVYIVYSMIIAGICVFLECNKIKSNTSLTIENFSYKKLMMAMMIIYIVGNKLIWYIKDRKDISSFIYDVDIILQKDQKSVRAFLDTGNELREPATNLPVLVVEKDVFSNVNLDSYDKFYIPYRVVNGNSGNLKGFKPNYIDVHVGDKKEKKEVIIALSEGKLSAIKDYRALLSRGII
- the nrdR gene encoding transcriptional regulator NrdR — protein: MKCPYCAYGESKVVDSRSTEDGSSIRRRRECLKCNRRYTTYEKIETTPILVIKKNMSREYFDRNKIVNGLMKACQKRPVSRKQIEQIADEVERHISNEMLTEVNTDKIGQIIMKNLKKIDEVSYVRFASVYRQFKDINTFMEEIKNLMDKN
- the ftsA gene encoding cell division protein FtsA, producing MEDYVIGVDIGSSKVCAAAGKRDKYGQAKIIGVTSAECHGMKNGIIIDIDSTAESIKNCITRLESIVDTNIKSFYISLPGRIGTLISSQGMVAISSDENEITKKDVNRVKRATQIINVPNDKEIVDIIPKEYIVDGYNNIKDPIGMSGNRMELDAYLVLAETTVINNLLKTVQKAGYNILGVVFAPIADAKAALKEEEMDQGSALIDVGSDSMDISIYKDGILTKTDNISIGGSSITNDISICLKIPFSEAEKLKIKYGVIGKNNLDLDGQIKVNIGYNNDITINLETLTKVVEARVEELLILVQKKLKQSGQFEDISNIVIVGGGLSLIKGIEEFGKYIFNKSFRVGSPEYVGAANPIYVSSVGVVKSLITPVKIQNDNLKNKEAAITKEDTSHYKDENEGKGVFLKIKEFLTEFF
- the sigG gene encoding RNA polymerase sporulation sigma factor SigG; this translates as MIINKVEICGVNTSKLPVLKDKEMKKLLVRIRNGETECREEFIQGNLRLVLSVIKRFNNRGENVDDLFQVGCIGLIKAIDNFDLSQNVKFSTYAVPMIIGEIRRYLRDNNSIRVSRSLRDIAYKALQARDRLIKNNNKEPTVSQIAKELELPREEVVFALDAIQDPVSLFEPIYHDGGDAIFVMDQISDTKNVDENWIENISIKEAMKKLNDREKLILNLRFFDGRTQMEVADEIGISQAQVSRLEKTALKHMRKYV